One stretch of Micromonospora echinospora DNA includes these proteins:
- a CDS encoding MinD/ParA family ATP-binding protein, whose protein sequence is MDGSETGWGRQGEPAPRWRALLDRARLGGRGAEHADADRHGEEHHAPPPDPLPRRASGTGWTGRAAAVGRAPDGSYGAEPAYRAEATFRVDPAFRADPRHEGEPAYQAEPTYRTDPEPSWRTGQPYPAEPSWRAEPSIAPDPSFAAEPRPEPSWRAEPSIAPDPSLVAEPRPEPSWRAEPARPEPHGRADAPAESRYSLLDGGYRPAPPPAESRYALLDRGRYRPDVPPAPEPVVPAPRSPLEGRSGRAGRAAPAQAKWRAPEPDAELERATSVLRRELGTPRVLAFANPKGGVHKTTATVLAAATVGSVRGRGVLAWDDNELRGTLGLRAGSARHARTIRHLIHDLAQIEILEGNTLLSHLDDYLRHASDGSYDVLAGEESPRFAQRLDQFTVKRVLELLRRTHEVVCVDTGNNVESPNWRTVMQAADQLVVTTVPREDAAFSADWMLDLLHEEGMGELADNAVTLISCPTPGRTSLQDDLERHFATRTRAVAVVPYDPALETGSSIEYHQLQAETRNAWLKAAAVMVEPFAR, encoded by the coding sequence TTGGACGGCAGCGAGACCGGCTGGGGTCGGCAGGGCGAGCCGGCACCGCGGTGGCGGGCGCTGCTCGACCGGGCCCGGCTCGGCGGTCGCGGCGCGGAGCACGCCGACGCCGACCGGCACGGCGAGGAGCACCACGCGCCGCCGCCCGACCCGCTGCCGCGCCGCGCCTCCGGCACCGGATGGACCGGGCGCGCCGCGGCCGTCGGCCGCGCCCCTGACGGGTCGTACGGCGCCGAGCCCGCCTACCGGGCCGAGGCCACGTTCCGGGTCGACCCCGCCTTCCGCGCCGACCCGCGCCACGAGGGCGAACCGGCCTACCAGGCCGAGCCGACGTACCGCACCGACCCGGAGCCGTCCTGGCGCACCGGGCAGCCCTATCCGGCCGAGCCGTCCTGGCGCGCCGAGCCGTCGATCGCGCCGGACCCGTCCTTCGCCGCCGAGCCCCGGCCGGAGCCGTCCTGGCGCGCCGAGCCGTCGATCGCGCCGGACCCGTCCCTCGTCGCCGAGCCCCGGCCGGAGCCGTCCTGGCGCGCCGAACCGGCACGGCCGGAGCCGCACGGCCGGGCCGACGCGCCGGCCGAGTCCCGGTACTCCCTCCTCGACGGTGGCTACCGGCCCGCGCCGCCGCCTGCCGAGTCCCGGTACGCCCTGCTCGACCGGGGCCGCTACCGGCCGGACGTCCCGCCCGCACCGGAACCGGTGGTGCCCGCGCCGCGCAGCCCGCTGGAGGGCCGCTCCGGCCGGGCGGGCCGGGCCGCGCCGGCCCAGGCGAAGTGGCGTGCCCCCGAGCCGGACGCCGAGCTGGAACGCGCCACCAGTGTGCTGCGCCGCGAGCTGGGCACGCCCCGGGTGCTCGCGTTCGCCAACCCCAAGGGCGGGGTGCACAAGACCACCGCCACCGTGCTCGCCGCGGCCACCGTGGGCAGCGTCCGCGGGCGCGGTGTGCTCGCCTGGGACGACAACGAGCTGCGCGGCACGCTCGGCCTGCGGGCCGGCAGCGCCCGGCACGCCCGCACCATCCGCCACCTGATCCACGACCTGGCGCAGATCGAGATCCTCGAGGGCAACACGTTGCTGTCCCACCTCGACGACTACCTGCGGCACGCCTCCGACGGCTCGTACGACGTGCTGGCCGGCGAGGAGAGCCCGCGCTTCGCCCAGCGGCTCGACCAGTTCACCGTCAAGCGGGTGCTGGAGCTGTTGCGCCGCACCCACGAGGTGGTCTGCGTGGACACCGGCAACAACGTGGAGAGCCCGAACTGGCGCACCGTGATGCAGGCCGCCGACCAGCTCGTGGTGACCACCGTGCCGCGCGAGGACGCGGCGTTCAGCGCGGACTGGATGCTCGACCTGCTGCACGAGGAGGGCATGGGCGAGCTGGCCGACAACGCGGTCACGCTGATCTCCTGCCCGACGCCGGGCCGCACCTCCCTGCAGGACGACCTGGAACGGCACTTCGCCACCCGGACCCGGGCGGTAGCGGTGGTGCCCTACGACCCGGCGCTGGAGACCGGCTCCTCGATCGAGTACCACCAGCTCCAGGCCGAGACCCGCAACGCCTGGCTCAAGGCCGCCGCGGTGATGGTGGAACCGTTTGCGCGCTGA
- a CDS encoding RluA family pseudouridine synthase, whose amino-acid sequence MTSAFAAGGDTRSLPVPDGLDGMRLDQAVSRLFGLSRTAAAGLIDGGDALVDGVARPNSHKVKAGSWLEVTLPAPPAPPTVVPQAVPGLTVVYADDDIVVVDKPVGVAAHPSPGWTGPTVIGGLAGIGHRISTSGAAERQGVVHRLDVGTTGIMVVAKSERAYTALKRAFKEREVEKRYHAVVQGHPDPLRGTIDAPIDRHPHHDYRWAVVSGGKPSITHYDTLEAFPSASLLDVRLETGRTHQIRVHFSSMRHPCVGDLTYGADPTLSARLGLARQWLHARSLSFAHPGTGDEVTFVSDYPQDLARALEILRD is encoded by the coding sequence GTGACCTCCGCATTCGCCGCCGGCGGCGACACCCGCTCCCTGCCCGTCCCGGACGGGCTCGACGGCATGCGCCTGGACCAGGCCGTGTCCCGGCTGTTCGGGCTCTCCCGCACCGCCGCCGCCGGCCTGATCGACGGCGGGGACGCGCTCGTCGACGGCGTGGCCCGGCCCAACTCGCACAAGGTCAAGGCGGGCTCGTGGCTGGAGGTCACGCTGCCCGCGCCGCCCGCCCCGCCGACTGTGGTGCCGCAGGCGGTGCCCGGCCTGACAGTGGTGTACGCCGACGACGACATCGTGGTGGTCGACAAGCCGGTCGGGGTGGCCGCGCACCCGAGCCCCGGCTGGACCGGCCCGACCGTGATCGGCGGGCTGGCCGGCATCGGCCACCGCATCTCCACCAGCGGCGCGGCCGAGCGGCAGGGCGTGGTGCACCGGCTCGACGTGGGCACCACCGGCATCATGGTGGTGGCCAAGAGCGAGCGCGCGTACACCGCGCTGAAGCGGGCGTTCAAGGAGCGCGAGGTGGAGAAGCGCTACCACGCCGTGGTGCAGGGCCACCCGGACCCGCTGCGCGGCACCATCGACGCGCCGATCGACAGGCACCCGCACCACGACTACCGCTGGGCCGTGGTCTCCGGCGGCAAGCCGAGCATCACCCACTACGACACGCTGGAGGCGTTCCCCTCCGCCAGCCTGCTCGACGTGCGACTGGAGACCGGGCGTACGCACCAGATCCGGGTGCACTTCTCCAGCATGCGGCACCCCTGCGTGGGCGACCTGACCTACGGCGCGGACCCGACGCTGTCGGCCCGGCTCGGGCTGGCCCGGCAGTGGCTGCACGCCCGTTCGCTGAGCTTCGCGCACCCGGGCACCGGCGACGAGGTGACGTTCGTCAGCGACTACCCGCAGGATCTGGCCCGGGCGCTGGAGATCCTGCGCGACTGA
- the lspA gene encoding signal peptidase II, whose product MTEAPPAGSGTTESGAGAPRRRAVGLLLGVSLFSLLADLGTKQLALAELTGREPVSVLGGAVYFSLTRNSGAAWSIGSDHTWIFPIITFVVIGWIAWMALRLRSLPWAVSLGLVLGGALGNLIDRIFRAPGHFVGHVVDMISLFDPYGQVWPVFNLADSSLVCGVVLAVFLELTGRQRDGSRLRDEKRDAAPAEQRETA is encoded by the coding sequence ATGACCGAAGCACCGCCCGCCGGATCCGGCACCACCGAGTCGGGTGCCGGCGCGCCCCGCCGCAGGGCCGTCGGCCTGCTGCTCGGCGTGTCCCTGTTCTCGCTGCTGGCGGATCTGGGCACCAAACAGCTCGCGCTGGCCGAGCTGACCGGCCGGGAGCCGGTGTCGGTGCTGGGCGGCGCGGTCTACTTCAGCCTCACCCGCAACAGCGGCGCCGCCTGGAGCATCGGCTCCGACCACACCTGGATCTTCCCGATCATCACGTTCGTGGTGATCGGGTGGATCGCCTGGATGGCGCTGCGGCTGCGCTCGCTGCCGTGGGCGGTGTCGCTCGGCCTGGTGCTGGGCGGCGCGCTGGGCAATCTGATCGACCGGATCTTCCGCGCGCCCGGGCACTTCGTCGGCCACGTGGTCGACATGATCAGCCTCTTCGACCCGTACGGCCAGGTCTGGCCGGTGTTCAACCTGGCCGACAGCTCGCTGGTCTGCGGCGTGGTGCTGGCGGTCTTCCTGGAGCTGACCGGCCGGCAGCGCGACGGCTCCCGGCTGCGCGACGAGAAGCGCGACGCCGCCCCGGCCGAGCAGCGGGAGACCGCGTGA
- a CDS encoding TraR/DksA family transcriptional regulator gives MAKPADTRTAGRKPAPKATRSAAETEKIRAALAARRDELNAEYDQTLSEITELQRERLTDSAGDDQADTGTKTFEREQEISLANSIKERITQVERALERLDEGGYGWCERCGKPIPVERLAAFPSATLCVTCKQLAERR, from the coding sequence ATGGCGAAGCCAGCCGACACCAGGACCGCCGGCCGCAAGCCCGCGCCGAAGGCCACCCGCAGCGCCGCGGAGACCGAGAAGATCCGGGCCGCCCTGGCGGCGCGGCGGGACGAGCTGAACGCCGAGTACGATCAGACGCTGAGCGAGATCACCGAGCTGCAGCGCGAGCGGCTGACCGACTCGGCCGGGGACGACCAGGCCGACACCGGCACCAAGACGTTCGAGCGGGAGCAGGAGATCTCTCTCGCCAACAGCATCAAGGAGCGGATCACGCAGGTCGAGCGCGCGCTGGAGCGCCTCGACGAGGGCGGCTACGGCTGGTGCGAGCGGTGCGGCAAACCGATCCCGGTGGAGCGGCTCGCCGCGTTCCCGTCGGCCACCCTCTGCGTGACCTGCAAGCAGCTGGCGGAGCGGCGCTGA
- a CDS encoding potassium/proton antiporter, with protein MTPGLDVALLVGAAVLLVAVGAVRFSTRLGVPSLLVYLALGVLLGEAGLGIRFDDVELTRVLGFCALIVIIAEGGLTARWSTLRPVLGLAATLSTVGVVVSIVVVGVVVHLLLDLDWRLALLYGAVLSSTDAAAVFATLRRLRLPPRLVAALEAESGVNDAPVVLVVLLLSRAGAQVAHPWWYEGLLLGYELGVGAAVGVGAGLTGRYALRRAALPSAGLYPIAVVGFTVLAYAAGSVLHASGFLAVYVAGVLLGNSRLPHRQAILGFADGLAWLAQIGLFVLLGLLVSPSRLDAAVLPAVITGLALLLLARPLSVAVSALAFRVNLREQLFLSWAGLRGAVPVVLATIPLSLHVPGADRLFDAVFVLVVIFTLLQAGTLASAARRLGVIAPAEPNEIMLETAPLERMRADLLQLEVPEGSRLAGVHVDELRLPVGAAVTLVLRDGAGFVPGPDTRLKVGDSLLIVATAGVRDETERRLRAVSRRGRLARWFGEYGEETAR; from the coding sequence ATGACCCCCGGGCTGGACGTCGCGTTGCTGGTGGGCGCCGCCGTGCTGCTGGTCGCGGTGGGTGCGGTGCGGTTCTCCACCCGGCTCGGCGTGCCGAGCCTGCTGGTCTACCTGGCGCTCGGGGTGCTGCTCGGCGAGGCCGGGCTGGGTATCCGCTTCGACGACGTCGAGCTGACCCGGGTGCTCGGCTTCTGCGCGCTCATCGTGATCATCGCGGAGGGCGGCCTGACCGCCCGGTGGAGCACGCTGCGGCCGGTGCTCGGGCTGGCGGCCACGCTGTCCACTGTCGGCGTGGTGGTCAGCATCGTGGTCGTCGGCGTGGTGGTGCACCTGCTGCTCGACCTGGACTGGCGGCTCGCGCTGCTCTACGGCGCGGTGCTCTCCTCGACCGACGCCGCGGCCGTGTTCGCCACGCTGCGCCGGTTGCGCCTGCCGCCCCGGCTGGTGGCCGCGCTGGAGGCCGAGTCCGGGGTGAACGACGCGCCCGTCGTGCTCGTGGTGCTGCTGCTCTCCCGCGCCGGAGCCCAGGTGGCTCACCCGTGGTGGTACGAAGGGCTGCTGCTCGGCTACGAGCTGGGCGTCGGCGCGGCGGTGGGAGTCGGCGCCGGGCTGACCGGGCGGTACGCGCTGCGCCGGGCCGCGCTCCCGTCGGCCGGCCTGTACCCGATCGCGGTGGTCGGCTTCACCGTGCTGGCGTACGCGGCCGGCTCGGTGCTGCACGCCTCCGGCTTCCTCGCCGTGTACGTGGCCGGCGTGCTGCTCGGCAACTCCCGCCTGCCGCACCGGCAGGCCATCCTCGGCTTCGCCGACGGGCTGGCCTGGCTGGCTCAGATCGGCCTGTTCGTGCTGCTCGGCCTGCTGGTCTCGCCGAGCCGGCTGGACGCCGCGGTGCTGCCCGCCGTGATCACCGGCCTGGCCCTGCTGCTGCTCGCCCGGCCGTTGTCGGTGGCGGTCTCCGCGCTGGCGTTCCGGGTCAATCTGCGCGAGCAGCTCTTCCTGTCCTGGGCAGGGCTGCGCGGCGCGGTGCCGGTGGTGCTGGCCACCATCCCGCTGTCGTTGCACGTGCCGGGGGCGGACCGGCTCTTCGACGCGGTCTTCGTGCTGGTGGTGATCTTCACGCTGCTCCAAGCCGGCACGCTGGCGTCGGCGGCCCGCCGGCTGGGCGTGATCGCCCCGGCCGAGCCGAACGAGATCATGCTGGAGACCGCCCCGCTGGAGCGGATGCGCGCGGACCTGCTCCAGCTGGAGGTGCCCGAGGGGTCCCGGCTGGCCGGGGTGCACGTGGACGAGCTGCGGCTGCCGGTGGGCGCCGCGGTCACGCTGGTGCTGCGCGACGGCGCCGGTTTCGTGCCCGGCCCGGACACCCGGCTCAAGGTCGGGGACAGCCTGCTCATCGTCGCCACCGCGGGCGTCCGCGACGAGACCGAGCGGCGGTTGCGGGCGGTGAGCCGCCGGGGCCGCCTGGCGCGGTGGTTCGGGGAGTACGGCGAGGAGACGGCCCGCTGA